GCAGAAGGGATGTTTATATCAGAAGGTTCTAAAGTTTCGATAATAGGAAATAAAATTATAAACAATAAAGGTTCCGGAATTTTTATCGGGATGTCAGCATATGCAGTTATTCAAGAAAATGATATAACTTATAACGAAAAGAATGGAATTCTAATAGATGAAGGAAAAGCATTAATTTTAAATAATAATATTTACGATAATGCTGTTTTTGGTATAAAAAATTCCGATAAAGGTGTCCCTGTTGAAGTAAATAGTAATTATTGGGGTGGAAATGATTGGAAAAAGATTTTTTCACTAACAAGTGGAAAGGTAAAAATTGAAAATATTTTGGATTCGATTTATCCTCAAGGAAAATCCATAAAGGTACCAGTATTAAATAGCACTATTCCTGGAAGAATAGAAGCAGATGCTTTTCTGTCTTTTGCAAATAGCCCTTATCAAGCTGTAGAACCTATTGAAATTGATAATGGCGCTTCATTATATATTCAACCTGGAGTAATAATTATGTTCGGATCCTCATCATCGATTAAAATTATAAACGGAGGAATTATTTCAAAAGGTAATGAAGAATATCCGATAATTTTTACTTCCTCAGGGTCAACCCCAGCTTCAGGTGATTATGTTTCTGCTGTAGAATTTGAAAAAAAATCTAACATAAGCAGTTTTTTTCAGTTTTGCATATTTGAATTTGCAAAGGTAGGAATTAATATCTATGAAGGTTCTCCAGAAATTACTCAGTGTTATATATCAAATAATTCTCAAGCAGGAATAAGATGTTCAAATGAATCAGATCCTAAAATTACGTATAATACAATAACGAATAACGGAGGGTCTGGAGGCATCGAATGTGTTGGAAATTCAAGGCCAAAGATTAATTATAATAATTTTAAAGATAATGCTGTATCTATTCAAGCTTGGTCAAACCTTTTAATTGATGCTCGAAATAATTATTGGGGTATGTCTCCTCCAGACAGACAATTTATATGGGGAGATAAGGTATTAATTGAACCATGGCTTGAGTTACCTGAAAAACAAGCTTTTCTCTTTATGAATAATAAAAAATAGGGGAAATAAGAATGCAGAGAAGAACTTTTTTAAAATTAATAGGGAAAAGCGCTATTATTTCTGGGGGAGCTTTTCTTGTTCCATCTTTTGCTAGAAGCGAAAGTGCTTTTGATTACTCCTTGATTGGTCAAGATTTTATTCAAAAAAAACAGTTTGACAAAGCGATAGAAGTTCTTCAAAAAGCTGTAAAAATTGACCCTCAAAGTGATTGGGCTTTTGGGCTGTTAGGACGTGCTTATCAAGGAATTGGCAAAGATGCCGAAGCTCTTGTGGCCTTTAGGGAAGCTGTTAAAATAAATCCAGAAGATACTTATTCCAGGATGATGATTGACATAATTACCCAGAAGCCAGTTAATAAATTAAAAAAGCCTCAAAAACCTTTAACTCCTCTTGAAAAAGAAGCGATTGAAGAAGAAAAAAAAATGTTAAGTTCACTTGAAAGCCATAAAGGATTAGAATATCAAGTAAAGAGAGTTGTTGTTGATGCTGGACATGGGGGCTTTGATTCCGGGGCAGTTAGTAAAAATGGCCTTAATGAAAAAGATGTTACCCTTGATATTGCTTTAAGGCTTAATGAAAGGCTTAATAAAGAAGGAATAAAATCTTTTCTTACACGAACAGCTGATTATTACATTCCACTAAGTGATAGAACTGTTATCGCGAATCAATATCAGGCGGATTTATTTATAAGCATACATATAAATGCTAATGAAAACAGACAAGCCCATGGTTCGGAAACATTTTTTTGTTCTGAAAAAGCCACAAATGATGAAGCGGCAAGGGTAGCTGAATATGAAAATTCTGTTTTAAAATTTGACGAGCCGTATACAAAAGTTGAGGGCTATATAGAT
The Desulfobacterales bacterium genome window above contains:
- a CDS encoding N-acetylmuramoyl-L-alanine amidase — protein: MQRRTFLKLIGKSAIISGGAFLVPSFARSESAFDYSLIGQDFIQKKQFDKAIEVLQKAVKIDPQSDWAFGLLGRAYQGIGKDAEALVAFREAVKINPEDTYSRMMIDIITQKPVNKLKKPQKPLTPLEKEAIEEEKKMLSSLESHKGLEYQVKRVVVDAGHGGFDSGAVSKNGLNEKDVTLDIALRLNERLNKEGIKSFLTRTADYYIPLSDRTVIANQYQADLFISIHINANENRQAHGSETFFCSEKATNDEAARVAEYENSVLKFDEPYTKVEGYIDIEDILFQFEQKNYWNESGKFAKKFQDRFKNELPFKSRGINSANFYVLRKAKMPSLLLETGFISNPEDEAVLKQESFRDKIVDSIMKGIK